The genomic interval CACCGCGGGTGATGCCGCCGAAGATGTTGAACACGACGCTGTCGACGTTCTCGTCGGAGAACACCATGTCCAGCGCGTTCGAGACGCGTTCCGCCTTCGCGCCCCCGCCGATGTCGAGGAAGTTGGCGGGCGACCCGCCGTAGTGGTCGACGAGGTCCAGCGTCGTCATGACGAGGCCCGCGCCGTTGCCGATGATGCCGACGTTGCCCGAGAGGCGGACGTAGTCGAAGCCGTACTCGTCGGCCTTCGCCTCCAGGTCGTCCCCCGCGACGCCGCCCTCCTCCTCCATCTCCTGGAGGTCCGAGTGGCGGAACAGCGCGTCGTCGTCGATGTTCATCACGGCGTCCGCGCAGACGACCTCGCGGTCGCTCGTGATCATGACCGGGTTGACCTCGATGTCGGTCGAGTCCTTCTCGTCCCAGAGGTCGTACAGCGTCGTCAGGACGTTCGCGACGTCCATCGCCACGTCACGCTCGACGCCCGCGTCGTAGACCGCCTTGCGGGCCTGGAACGGGTGCATCCCGAACGACGGGTCGACGTGGACCCGCGAGATGGCCTCCGGCGTCTCCTCGGCGACCGACTCGATGTCGACACCACCCTTCGTGGAGACCATCGCGACGGGCTTGCCCTCCCCGCGGTCCATCGTGACGCCGACGTACAGTTCGTTGACGAAGTCGACGGCCGCCTCGACGAGCACCCGGTCGACGTGCAGTCCCTTCAGGTCCATCCCGAGGATGTTGTCGGCCGCCTCGCGGGCCTCCTCCTCGTCCTCGACGAGTTCGATGCCGCCCGCCTTGCCACGCCCCCCGACCTGTACCTGGGCCTTGATGGCGACCGGGTAGCCGACCCGCTCGGCGGCCTCGACGACCTCGTCGACGCTCGCGGCGAGTTCCGAATCGGGTACCGGAAGCCCCGCGTCGGCGAAGACCTGCTTCGCCTGATACTCGTGGAGTTTCATCGCCTGTAGCCGCGTCCGGGCCGCGCTTAAATCCCGCCGGTTCCGGTATCGTTCGCCCCCTCGGCCGGCGACGGGAATCGTCCGTGTCGGCGTGTGGCTCACCGACTCGCTACGCGGTCGGTCATCCGGTCGGCGAGCTGGTCGGAGACGCCCGCGAGTCGCGACGCACCGAACGTCGCCACGACGAGACCGCCCAACGTGTTGTAGAACAGGTCGAAGACGGTGTCGTCCAGGCCGTACTGGGTGAGCACGTCGCCGGTGCCGAGGAGCTGTGCGGAGACTCCGATGTAGAACTCGACGAGTTCCCAGACGACGCCGAACGCCATCACGAACAGCAGGATGGTGACGAACATGAACCGGGGCGGGAGTCTGACGGCCGCGGAGTACTGCTGGAGCGCCAGCAGCGTCGCGAACGCGGCCCCCGCGACCAGCGACGAGGACATCGCGTGGGTCAGGTGGTCCCACCACCACGTGCCGGAGTAGAGCGAGACGTCGAGGCCGGGTATCGGGAGGGTCCCGAGCGCGTGGAGGAACATCGCCGTCGTTATCCAGAGGACGAGGCCGACGTTCAGCGTCACCGCGAACCGTCGGGAGAGCAGGTTCGGCAGGAACGTGACGAGCAGTCCGACGCCCGCGTTGACCGCGACCCCGCCGTTGCCCGCGAGGATGCCAGCGGCGAACACGACGCCGATGGCGACCTGGAGGGCGCGAACCAGCGCGCGCTCTCGGCCCGGCGTCAGCCGCCGGTTCGAGGCGACTGACTCCTGGGACTGTGTGTCCTGGACGCGGGTTCGTTCGCCAGCGCTCATGCCGTGACCCCCTCCACTCCGGTCGCCTCGCGTGCCGCGCGAAGCTTCCGCCGGAAGTACCAGCGGAAGACGCCACCGGCGAGGACTCCGCCGAGGAGTGCCGCGGTGAACACGACCATCAACTGGTCGTTGGTCTCGAGGAACGACGTTCCGAGGTACCGTGCGGAGGCGGCCGACCCGAGCGCCCAGAACCCCGCCGTGGCGAGCGTCGTGAGCACCACGAACACGACGGCGACGTCGGGCGTCATCCGGAGGTCGGTCGTCAGCTGCAACGCGGCGACGGCGAGCAACGCGAGCGTGGCGATGCCGACGCCGTTCGCGACGTCGTCGAGGAACGACGGTCCGTACGCGCCCGCCCCGACGGGAATCGCGGCGACGAACAGCAACAGCCACGGGACCGTCCGTCTCCACGACCGGTAGACGACCGGCGGCACGAGCGAAACGGCCGCCGCGGCGACCGCGAGCGCCGTGTCGACGAGCAACCCCTCGAGGAGGTAGCCGACCGCGCCGAGGACGAGCATCAGTGTGAAGAACCACGCGACGACGGCGTTCACTCGACGGTCCCTGACGAACCACGCTTCCGGTAACTGCTGTTGACTCATGACTGCCTCTCCGGAGCGCGACCTCCCGCGAGTTCCGACCGCAGCGCTCTGCGCGCTCCGAACGGTGAAGATTCGGTACCGACCGTCAATAACCTGTCGTCAGAGTGACTCGAACCCCGACTGGTCGGGGTTCGGGGTCGTCAGTCGTCGACGTCCGCGTACAGCAGCACCCTGGCGCACTCCGGACAGACGTACGGCCGAATCAGGTGTTTCTCCTTCATGCCGAGACTGCCGAGCAGGCCCTCGCGGTTCTCGTCGGAGATGGCGCGGACCTTGTGTCCGCCGTCGGTCTGGAGTGCCATCGCTTCGAGCGTCACGCCACAGTCGGGGCAGCGTCGGTTGCTCGGTTCGGTGTCCATGGCAGCCCGTATCGAGCGAGTCGCCTTCAGCGTGCTGGATACGTCACTTCGTCGCGGGCGGCCGTCGCCACCTACGCTTTTGGCGTCGGCCGACCACCCACGGGTATGCGAGCCGTACGCTATCACGAGACGGGTGGGCCGGACGTGCTGCAGGTAGACGACGTCGAACCGCCGGAGCCCGGTCACGGCGAGGTGGTCGTCGACGTCCACGCCGCTGGCGTCAACCCGGTCGACACGTACTTCAGGACCGGCGAGTACCCGGTTCCCGAGTTCCCGTGGGTTCCGGGGTCGGACCTCGCGGGCGTCGTCGGCGCGGTCGGTCCCGACGTCGACGAGTTCGCGGTCGGCGACCGGGTGTTCGGGACGGGTCTCGGTCGGACCGTGTCGGGCACCCACGCCGAGCAGGTCACCGCGCCGGTCGACCTGCTCGCGCGACTCCCCGACGACGCGTCGTTCCTCGAAGGCGCGGCCGTCGCCCTCGTCGGCGTGACGGCGTGGCAGGCGCTGGTGGGCTACGCGGACCTCGAACCCGCCGAGACCTGCCTCGTCCACGGCGGCAGCGGCGGCGTCGGCCACGTCGCGGTGCAGCTCGCCGAGGCGACCGGTGCGACGGTGGTGACCACCGCGAGCGAGCAGTACCACGACCACCTGCGCGACCTCGGGGCGGACGTGGTGCTCGACTACCGCCGCGACGACCTGGAGACCGCCATCGTCGACGCGGGACGGCCGGACGTCGTCCTCGACACGTTCATGAACGAGTACTTCCCGCTCGACGCTCGCGTCGCCGCTCCCGGCGGGCGCATCGTCGGCATCGGGAACACGGCCGACGAGGCGCGCGTGCCGCTCGGCCCGGCGAAGTCGAAGGACCTGCGCTATCAGGTGATGTCGATGTTCAACGTCGAGGAGTACGGGCCGGTTCTCGACCGCCTGGGCCGACTCGTCGTCAAGGGCGAGGTGGTGCCCGAGGTCGCGCGGACCTTCCCGCTGGAGGAGACGGCCGACGCTCACCGGACGGTGCTGGAGGAGTCGTTCCTCGGCAAGGTCGTCGTCGAGCCCTGACCGAGTCCGACTGGACGTTCAGTCGCAAATTGACGGACAGTTTACTCCACTGGCCGTCGTAATCCTGTTCGTACCCCGATAGTTGTGTGATTCCGAGGCGACAACTATCAGTGTGTTTATTGTCGGGGGGAGAGTCGGCTCAGCGCACACATGGTAGAACGTGAGACGTGGGCGACGCGTGTGGGGTTCATCCTCGCGGCCATCGGGAGCGCCGTCGGACTGGGGAACATCTGGCGGTTCCCGTTCCAGACGGCGACCAACGGTGGGTCGGCGTTTCTGGTGGTGTACCTCGTCGCGGTGCTGGTCATCGGCATCCCGGCGCTGCTCGGCGAGTTCGTCATCGGTCGGCGCGCGAACATCAACGCCATCGAGGCGTTCAACAAGCTCGGTCGTCCGCAGTGGGCGTTCATCGGCGCTATCGGCGTCATCGGGAGCTTCTGGACGCTCTCGTACTACAGCGTCGTCGGCGGCTGGGTCATCCGCTTCGTCTACGGGTTCGGGTCGGGCGTCGTCCTGGAGCAGCCACAGACGTACTTCACCGAGGTCGCCGCGACGGGGCCGGACGCGGTCGCACTCCACGCCGTGTTCATGCTCATCACGGTCGGAATCGTCGCGCTCGGAATCGAGGACGGCATCGAACTGGCGACGAAGTTCATGGTCCCCAGCATCGTCGTGCTCCTGGTCGCCCTCGCGGTGTACGCGGCCACCCTCTCCGGGGCGGGCGCGGGCTACGAGTTCTACCTCACGCCCGACTTCGGGACCGTCGCCGACAACGCGGCGAGCGTCGTCCCGGCCGCGGCAGGACAGGCGCTGTTCAGCCTCTCCGTCGGGTTCAGCGTGATGATAACGTACGCCTCCTACCTCGGGAAGGACGACAGCCTCGCCGCCGACGGCCTCACAATCGCCGTGTCGAACACGTTCGTCGGCGTGCTGGCCGGTCTCGTCGTCATCCCGCTGCTGTTCGCCGCGAACATCGAGATCGGCGGTGAACTCGTCGGGAGCGAAGGCGGGGCTGGGGCGGTGTTCGTCGGTGTGACGTCGGCGCTCACGAACCTCCCCGGCGGTGCTGCGCGGGTCGTCGGCGTCATCTTCTTCGGCACCGTCCTCATCGCGGCGCTCTCCTCCTCGATCAGCCTGCTGGAGGCGGTCGTCTCCTACCTCGTGGACAACTACTCGCTGTCGCGCGCGCCGACCGCGGCCGGTCTCGGGTCGGTCGTCTTCCTGCTCGGCGTCCCGTCGGCGTTGAGTCTGGAGTGGCTCGACTGGTTCGACGGCATCGGCGTCACCCTGTTCCTCCCGCTGGCCGTGCTGTTCGTCGTCCTGTTCGTCGGCTGGGTGCTCGGACAGGAAGCCGTCGACGAACTCAGGCAGGGCACCAGCGGCGGGGCGACGCTCTCGATGGTCTGGCTCTGGAGCCTCCGGACCGTCGTCCTGCTGGCCATCCTCGTCGTCGTCGGCCTGAACTTCTACGACCTGTTCCTGACGCCCGACTCCGGCTACTACATCGTCCCGCCGGGGTTCTGACCACCAGCAACCGGTCACCCTGTCCCCGTTCCTCGCGGTCTGTCGTCGTTCGTCACGACCGGCCCTGCCGGGGCCGAGCGACCTAAATTCACGACCGACCTAACCCGGCCGAGATGAATCCCGCTAGCTCCCGGTATCGCGCGTCAGGAGACGACCCGCCGCCGACACGGCCGACGTCGTACCGCCCCGGCGTCTGCAACATCGGACGGACCGAGCAGCGCAGACGGTACCGGTACGCGAGCGTCGGTCTGGTCGCTACCGCCGTCTACCTCGCGGCGGTGGTGACTGCCAGCGCTCCCACGGCGCTCGTCCTCGGGGCGTTCCCGCCGCTGGCACTCGCCGTCGAGTTCTTCGTGCAGGCGCGGACGCGGTTCTGCGTGAAGTTCGCCCTCCTCGGCCGGTACGACTTCTCCGCCTCGGGTGGCGAAGCCGGACCGGTCACCGACGCGGCCTCGAGGCGGGCCGACGCCACCTTCGCGCTCCGAATCACCGTCGTCTCCCTCGTCACCGCGGCCGTCACGACGGGACTGCTGTACGCCGTCGTCCGCTTCGTCTGACCCCGGCCTCCGCTCGTCGCGATGCACGTCGAGCAGGGCGACGGGACACTTCGAAACGGTCGACAGTCAGCGTTCGTCTAGCGTCGTTTCGGCCTGGTATGCCAAGATAAAAAGTCAAGACCAGCTAGCCACCAGTTGACGGTGGACACGCTCGCCCCGTTCTCGCGACACGGGGACTGGAACCGAAGGTGGAAGCGTTCCGACATGCTCCGGGCGAGCGGGTCCGGCCACGCGACGACGCACCTGGCCTCTGACAGCCTCGAAACCCGTCGCGTGGCCCTCCTCTCTATCAGACGGCTCGTGACGCACTGCGTGGCTTCGAGTCCCGTGACTCGCCCGCACAGCACGTTCCGTACGACACGTCTGGTGCAGCACGACCTGCGTAGAAGCCCTTGTGCGCTGCGCTTCAGTGAGGGTACACGGACACGCTCCGTTCTCGGGGGCCGTCGCACTCGACGAGCAACACCGACTGCCACGTCCCGAGGTCCGTCGTCCCCTCGCGGACGGGAACCGTCACGTCGCGCCCGAGGAGCATCGAGCGCAGGTGTGCGTCGGCGTTCCCGTCGAGTTCGTCGTGCGCCCAGTCCTTCTCGGGAGCGAGCGCCTCCACGAACCGCTCGACGTCGCGGACGAGTCGCGGTTCGAACTCGTTGAGCGTCACGCCCGCCGTCGTGTGGCGGACGAACACCGTCGCGAGGCCGTCGTAGCCCGTCGGGAGTGCCTCGTCGACGCGGTCGGTCACGTCCCGTACGTCGATGCGGTCGCCGGTCTGGACGGTGAACTCGGTGTGGGCGGGGCTCATAGGGGCACGTTCGCACGCGCGGGAGAAATCGTCGTCGCCGGCGGGGCGTCGTTCCCCGCCCGCTCGGTGTCGCTCGCGTCTCCGACCTACCGGACGCGGTAGGTCTCCCCGCCGGGGAGGAACCGACCCAGGTCGACCTCGCGGCGGAAGTCCGTCGACTGGAGCGCCCGGAGCGCCTGCACGAGTCGCTGGTGGTCGCTCTCCTCCCACTCGCTCGGGTCGCGGATGGGGTAGACGAGGAAGCCGCTGCCGCGTAGCTCCGTCCCGTGGAGCGCGGCCATGTCGTACTCCACCTTCTCGGCCCGTGCGGTGTACTCCGCGACGACGTGGCGGGTCGCTCGCTCGCCGACCGGCAGGAGGACGTGGGCGGCGATGGCGCGCAGTTCGGCGTCGAAGTAGCGCTCCATCTCGTCGTACTCGCGGTCGGTCGGCGTCCCGTCGACGACGCACATGTGCAGGTACGAGAGGAACGTCCGGGGGACCTGCGGGCGCAGTCCCGGGTCGTCCAGCAGACCGCCCTCGGCCAGCGCACGCTGGAGTCGGAGTCCCGACTCGTTCGTGAACGGCACCCCGACGCCGTCGAGGTCGGTCGCGTCCGCGTCGACCCCGTGCTCCGCGGCGACGCCGCCGTCCGCGGTCGGTGCCCCGCCGTGGACGCCCGGGTGGTCGCCGACGACGTGGAACACGGCGTTGGCGTCACCGTACCCGGGGACGTACTGGTCGCAGGGCGGGCGCATGCCGAACGGGTTGTTCGTCCGGTCGGTGACGTTCTCCACGGAGGACCGAGGTCGCCACGGGCAAAAGGCGATACGGTTCGAACGGGACGCGTTCGGCGTGGTCGGGCACAGGCGTTCGAGGCGGTCGGTCGAGGGTGGTCGCGGGTCGGCTCTGGTCGCCCCGATTCCTCGACCGACACCGTCGCCTCTGCAGTCGTTACACCGTCCGGTCCCGGGCGACGATGAAAGCCGAGACTCTTTGCCATCGCTGTACGACAGTCCAGTATGGCTGTAGTCGTGGTCGGGCGCGTCCCCGTCGAGGAGTTCGCACTCGAGCAGACGCTCTCGACGGTCCCGAACGTGGATTTCAGCGGTGGACGTATCGTTCAGTCCTCCGAGGACGAGGTGGTACCCATCATCTGGGCGCGGGGCAACGAGCGTGACACCATCCACGAGGCGCTCACCGACGACCCGACGACCGAAGAGGCGACCATCCT from Halomarina salina carries:
- the sucC gene encoding ADP-forming succinate--CoA ligase subunit beta, with the translated sequence MKLHEYQAKQVFADAGLPVPDSELAASVDEVVEAAERVGYPVAIKAQVQVGGRGKAGGIELVEDEEEAREAADNILGMDLKGLHVDRVLVEAAVDFVNELYVGVTMDRGEGKPVAMVSTKGGVDIESVAEETPEAISRVHVDPSFGMHPFQARKAVYDAGVERDVAMDVANVLTTLYDLWDEKDSTDIEVNPVMITSDREVVCADAVMNIDDDALFRHSDLQEMEEEGGVAGDDLEAKADEYGFDYVRLSGNVGIIGNGAGLVMTTLDLVDHYGGSPANFLDIGGGAKAERVSNALDMVFSDENVDSVVFNIFGGITRGDEVAKGINEALESFDEIPKPVVVRLAGTNAEEGMEILNTDLVTVEGTLEDAVQRAVEYADTEASQ
- a CDS encoding NADPH:quinone reductase: MRAVRYHETGGPDVLQVDDVEPPEPGHGEVVVDVHAAGVNPVDTYFRTGEYPVPEFPWVPGSDLAGVVGAVGPDVDEFAVGDRVFGTGLGRTVSGTHAEQVTAPVDLLARLPDDASFLEGAAVALVGVTAWQALVGYADLEPAETCLVHGGSGGVGHVAVQLAEATGATVVTTASEQYHDHLRDLGADVVLDYRRDDLETAIVDAGRPDVVLDTFMNEYFPLDARVAAPGGRIVGIGNTADEARVPLGPAKSKDLRYQVMSMFNVEEYGPVLDRLGRLVVKGEVVPEVARTFPLEETADAHRTVLEESFLGKVVVEP
- a CDS encoding sodium-dependent transporter; protein product: MVERETWATRVGFILAAIGSAVGLGNIWRFPFQTATNGGSAFLVVYLVAVLVIGIPALLGEFVIGRRANINAIEAFNKLGRPQWAFIGAIGVIGSFWTLSYYSVVGGWVIRFVYGFGSGVVLEQPQTYFTEVAATGPDAVALHAVFMLITVGIVALGIEDGIELATKFMVPSIVVLLVALAVYAATLSGAGAGYEFYLTPDFGTVADNAASVVPAAAGQALFSLSVGFSVMITYASYLGKDDSLAADGLTIAVSNTFVGVLAGLVVIPLLFAANIEIGGELVGSEGGAGAVFVGVTSALTNLPGGAARVVGVIFFGTVLIAALSSSISLLEAVVSYLVDNYSLSRAPTAAGLGSVVFLLGVPSALSLEWLDWFDGIGVTLFLPLAVLFVVLFVGWVLGQEAVDELRQGTSGGATLSMVWLWSLRTVVLLAILVVVGLNFYDLFLTPDSGYYIVPPGF
- a CDS encoding secondary thiamine-phosphate synthase enzyme YjbQ, which encodes MSPAHTEFTVQTGDRIDVRDVTDRVDEALPTGYDGLATVFVRHTTAGVTLNEFEPRLVRDVERFVEALAPEKDWAHDELDGNADAHLRSMLLGRDVTVPVREGTTDLGTWQSVLLVECDGPRERSVSVYPH
- a CDS encoding uracil-DNA glycosylase family protein, which produces MENVTDRTNNPFGMRPPCDQYVPGYGDANAVFHVVGDHPGVHGGAPTADGGVAAEHGVDADATDLDGVGVPFTNESGLRLQRALAEGGLLDDPGLRPQVPRTFLSYLHMCVVDGTPTDREYDEMERYFDAELRAIAAHVLLPVGERATRHVVAEYTARAEKVEYDMAALHGTELRGSGFLVYPIRDPSEWEESDHQRLVQALRALQSTDFRREVDLGRFLPGGETYRVR